The following proteins come from a genomic window of Gimesia chilikensis:
- a CDS encoding fumarylacetoacetate hydrolase family protein: protein MKLATLHTEQGPTVVSVTDHEGQLTFYDVRAFDDTLPPSLKGVLSLEDGLERACKAAKQAVEADRQITGTLCAPIPQPGKVICIGLNYRDHAEETGMAFPDEPVCFSKFTTSVTGPDQPIRIPEVAKEVDYEAELVVVIGKTCRNANLDNALEYVAGYMNGHDVSARDWQIGRPGGQWLLGKTPDTFAPIGPYLVTSDEIEDANNLSIKLTLNGEVMQNSCTDKFIFTIEEIVQFLSQFMTLEPGDIIFTGTPPGVGMARKPPVYLKPGDQVDVEIQGLGVLRNSVEAWN, encoded by the coding sequence ATGAAGTTAGCCACTTTACACACAGAACAGGGTCCGACCGTTGTTTCAGTTACCGACCATGAGGGTCAGTTGACCTTCTACGATGTGCGTGCGTTCGACGACACACTGCCCCCCTCATTAAAGGGCGTGCTCAGCCTGGAAGACGGACTCGAACGTGCCTGTAAAGCTGCGAAACAGGCCGTGGAGGCCGACCGACAGATTACCGGTACGCTCTGCGCTCCGATTCCGCAACCGGGGAAAGTCATCTGCATCGGCCTGAACTATCGCGATCACGCCGAGGAAACAGGCATGGCCTTTCCCGATGAACCGGTTTGCTTCAGTAAATTCACGACTTCCGTCACAGGTCCCGATCAGCCGATTCGTATTCCGGAAGTGGCCAAAGAGGTAGACTACGAAGCCGAACTGGTCGTCGTCATCGGAAAGACATGTCGCAATGCGAACCTGGACAACGCACTTGAATACGTTGCCGGTTACATGAACGGACACGATGTCTCCGCACGCGACTGGCAGATCGGACGTCCGGGCGGACAATGGCTTTTAGGTAAAACACCAGACACCTTTGCACCGATCGGTCCCTATCTGGTCACCTCGGATGAAATCGAGGATGCAAACAACCTCTCCATTAAACTGACGTTGAATGGAGAGGTGATGCAGAATTCCTGTACCGATAAGTTTATCTTCACAATCGAAGAGATTGTGCAGTTCCTGTCTCAGTTTATGACACTGGAACCAGGCGATATTATCTTTACCGGGACGCCACCAGGAGTTGGCATGGCACGCAAGCCCCCCGTCTACCTAAAACCTGGAGACCAGGTTGATGTAGAGATTCAGGGACTGGGAGTACTACGCAATTCTGTGGAAGCGTGGAACTGA
- a CDS encoding response regulator has translation MSKKRILVIEDDRSLSEVLAYNLRQEKYDAVVALDGMDGLRQAQLKTPDLIILDLMLPQMDGLEVCRRLRSDPVTSNVLILMLTAKSEETDQVVGFTLGADDYVTKPFSVKILLERIKALLRRRESNGEASDTIVSQGVMIDRRRHRVMIDDVPISLTRSEFELLEALVRQPGRVFSRSELIDAALGDDALVLERTIDVHIRALRQKLDKHAELIETVRGVGYRFRDPDTAFKKQTT, from the coding sequence TTCTTGTGATTGAAGATGATCGTTCTCTCTCTGAAGTTCTCGCATACAATCTGCGACAGGAGAAGTACGATGCCGTGGTGGCCCTGGATGGGATGGACGGGTTACGGCAGGCCCAGTTGAAAACGCCTGACCTGATTATATTAGACCTGATGTTGCCTCAGATGGACGGACTGGAAGTCTGTCGCAGACTGCGATCAGACCCGGTAACCAGTAATGTGCTGATTCTGATGCTGACCGCGAAATCTGAAGAGACCGATCAGGTCGTCGGATTCACGCTGGGGGCTGATGATTACGTGACCAAGCCGTTCAGCGTCAAGATTCTGCTGGAGCGGATCAAGGCTCTGCTTCGTCGACGTGAAAGCAATGGCGAAGCCTCTGATACCATCGTGAGCCAGGGAGTTATGATCGACCGCCGGCGTCACCGGGTGATGATTGACGATGTGCCCATCTCACTGACCCGCAGTGAATTCGAACTGCTGGAAGCGCTGGTTCGTCAGCCGGGTCGGGTGTTCTCCCGCTCTGAGTTGATTGATGCGGCTCTGGGAGACGATGCCCTGGTGCTGGAGCGGACGATTGACGTTCATATCCGGGCTCTGCGTCAGAAACTGGATAAGCACGCGGAGTTGATTGAAACGGTGCGTGGAGTTGGTTACCGATTCCGTGATCCAGACACCGCATTTAAGAAACAGACGACATAA
- the bfr gene encoding bacterioferritin: MKGSQKVIDALNDGLTIELTAINLYFISSKMCKDWGFDKLAKHFYDESIEEMKHAEQVIDRILYLDGVPEIARYDVIRVGKTVEEQIQNSLELETKGVSTYNEAIELCRQEKDAGSRELMDQMVVESEESIDWCESQLELIKQVGIQNYLAEQIRE; encoded by the coding sequence ATGAAGGGTAGCCAGAAAGTAATCGACGCGTTAAACGATGGCCTGACAATCGAACTCACCGCCATCAACCTGTACTTCATCTCTTCCAAGATGTGCAAAGACTGGGGCTTTGACAAACTGGCCAAGCACTTCTACGACGAATCCATCGAAGAAATGAAACACGCCGAGCAGGTCATCGATCGCATCCTCTATCTGGATGGCGTTCCGGAAATCGCCCGCTACGACGTCATTCGCGTGGGTAAGACTGTTGAAGAACAGATCCAGAACAGCCTGGAACTGGAAACCAAAGGGGTCTCAACCTACAACGAAGCCATCGAACTCTGCCGACAGGAAAAAGACGCCGGCAGCCGGGAATTGATGGATCAGATGGTCGTCGAGTCAGAGGAAAGCATCGACTGGTGCGAATCACAGCTGGAACTGATCAAACAGGTCGGCATTCAGAACTACCTGGCCGAGCAGATTCGCGAATAG
- a CDS encoding DUF1080 domain-containing protein, with product MKTASALIAGLSLCLTLCLPATLSAEEKATQEKWIPLFNGKNLDGWTVKIRGYEPGVNYADTFRVKDGLLTVDYEHYDAFDEKFGHIFYKDSFSHYIIRVEYRFIGDQVKGGPGWAFRNSGIMVHGQSPESMSLDQRFPVSIEVQLLGGKPTGKRSTANLCTPGTNVVMDNKLFMPHCIDSSSKTYRGDQWVTVDVEVKGNKIIKHVIDGETVLSYTKPQLDPKDADAQKLIEQGAPIMLDKGTISLQSESHPVQFRKVELLNLAPENSSN from the coding sequence GTGAAAACCGCATCTGCTCTCATTGCCGGTCTGTCTCTCTGCCTGACACTCTGCCTGCCTGCTACTCTCTCTGCTGAAGAGAAAGCAACTCAGGAAAAATGGATCCCCCTGTTCAACGGGAAGAACCTGGATGGCTGGACGGTCAAAATTCGGGGTTATGAACCAGGCGTCAATTATGCAGATACATTTCGGGTGAAGGACGGGTTACTCACCGTCGACTATGAGCACTACGATGCCTTCGATGAAAAATTCGGTCACATCTTCTACAAAGACTCCTTTTCCCACTACATCATCCGCGTGGAATATCGTTTCATCGGCGATCAGGTCAAAGGCGGACCGGGCTGGGCATTTCGTAACAGCGGTATCATGGTCCACGGCCAGAGCCCCGAAAGCATGTCCCTCGACCAGCGTTTTCCGGTTTCCATTGAAGTCCAGCTGCTGGGTGGGAAACCGACGGGCAAACGCAGCACGGCCAACCTCTGCACCCCGGGTACGAATGTCGTCATGGACAACAAACTCTTCATGCCCCACTGCATCGACTCCTCTTCCAAAACCTATCGGGGCGATCAGTGGGTGACCGTTGACGTCGAAGTCAAAGGCAACAAGATCATCAAACACGTCATTGATGGGGAAACCGTGCTGTCGTACACCAAGCCTCAGCTCGACCCCAAAGACGCCGATGCCCAGAAGCTGATCGAACAGGGCGCCCCAATCATGCTGGATAAAGGAACCATTTCCCTGCAGTCGGAAAGTCACCCGGTTCAGTTCCGGAAAGTGGAACTGCTCAATCTTGCCCCCGAAAACAGCAGTAATTGA
- a CDS encoding (2Fe-2S)-binding protein, giving the protein MSTVTGSQIERVGATPAPEVAPRRRFLCHCLKVTPDQVQQCITETQAETVHEVTRGCGAGKGCTACHCRIKDLLAGLCDDCGQSKRRCLCAAQPV; this is encoded by the coding sequence ATGTCTACAGTAACCGGAAGCCAGATCGAGCGTGTGGGAGCCACCCCGGCCCCTGAAGTTGCACCACGCCGCCGTTTTCTCTGCCACTGTCTGAAAGTGACTCCAGATCAGGTCCAGCAGTGTATTACTGAGACCCAGGCAGAGACCGTCCACGAAGTAACCCGCGGTTGCGGAGCTGGAAAAGGCTGCACAGCCTGCCATTGCCGCATTAAGGACTTACTGGCAGGGCTGTGTGATGACTGTGGACAGTCCAAGCGACGTTGTCTGTGTGCCGCTCAGCCGGTTTAA
- a CDS encoding cold-shock protein — protein MATGTIKKITEKGFGFINDGQQDIFFHLSSLDGITFDQLVEGQTVEFESEKSDRGLRAVRVTTSE, from the coding sequence ATGGCCACTGGAACAATCAAAAAAATTACTGAAAAAGGTTTTGGCTTCATCAACGATGGTCAACAGGATATCTTTTTTCATCTCTCATCACTGGACGGAATCACGTTCGATCAACTGGTAGAAGGCCAGACTGTTGAATTCGAAAGCGAAAAAAGCGATCGCGGTCTGCGAGCTGTTCGCGTAACAACATCTGAGTAA